GGCATTCTGATTTAGCAGTAGAACCTTGGGAAGTAAACTTCGCAGACTTGCTCTGGTTTGCTACTTCGACCAAACAGTTCAAAGGTTTCcataaatcaactttaccttcccACTGGTCCGTGCCATTCTCCGTTTCGTTATCAGGCGTGGGTTGGCCAGAAAGCTCAGCACTGGAAGAATTCTGCAGAAGCGGCAGGATTAAGTTTAACAAGAATATCCACCCATATACACTTGATACTGACCTCAGAAAATATTCCAAGGAAGCCTAAGATGATGCACCACACCACTATTGAAGAATGACTTTACCTGCCTTATGTTCTGAGTGAACTTGGTCAAAGTCTCAGGTGAACTAGAGCTATCCAGTTGATCTTCTCCAGatattttttcctctttcttgATAGGTTTCTCAACAGAAAAGGTGGAGCCTCGTAATGCTTTTCTTGCCACTGATTTTGATCTTCTTCCTGTTGTTCCAGTCTGTGTTGATACTCTTGGAGTGCTGACCACTAGTGAAGATAGTGATCTCTCTTTTCTCCTGACTGGAAGGGCAATCGGAGGCACAACTTCAGGTGCCTGCACCTTTTGCCTCTTGTAAGGGAATATCTTTGCTCTTACATCTTGCAGATTATGATCTGGCCTgaaatgaaaagggaaaaagaaaagataaattgACATGTGGAGTATGGCAAATAAGAAAAGTTAACCAGAAAACCCCTCAGTCACTTTGAACCGGCCCCATCAGTACAATGTGCTGTGTCTATTTATCTCTCTCTTTGCTCAAAATGGGAGCAGGTTCGGAAAAGGACCGAGTGTCTAAGATTGGACCAAAAGGGTCTCTAACgccttctttttttccttcttataGGAGTTATTCAACAAAGATTTTCCAGGATAAGGCAGAAAGGCGGAACAAGCTTCAGGAAAACCTCATATTTCAAGCAACCATGAAAGTGAATACTATACGCATAAGTGCAGGTATGTGCACTCATAATCAGCAAATATTCATGCTAGCCAATGAAGCATCTCACTGAGCCTAACCTAAGGTAAATGGTGAAAGCTAcccaattttgttttaataagaTATATGTGCAATCATGATCAGCAAAACTTCATGATAGCCAATGAAGTATCTCACTGTGCCTGGCCTAAGGTAAATGGTGAAAGCTACCCagttttatttaataagatataTCCACAAGTCAAATGTTGCACTAAATACTCCCAGTTCTCTTTTGTCATTCTCTCTTCTACTGCCTTCAAGAACTTCCAAGATCTGCAAAAGTGAACTTTAATCCTAATGTTATCAAGGCCATTCTTAGAGTACAGGTCACCTTACTTTGTCTATGTCAAGTTTCCTCTCTACATATCGCAAGAAATCACTTGTCATTGCCTATGTGGTCTCACTTGGCAGAACCTCTAAATGTATCACAGATCATCTTTTTAAGTGAATTCGAAATTTTGCAGTGTGTTCAGTTATAACTTTCTAGTCAATCTTAGTGGTACATAGTACAAACACGGAAGAGCGCTTTGATTTCTGCCCAGTCTTCTAAGTGAAATCCTAATTCATTTATGATAAGCACCAAAACAATCATGTAAAGCACTGTGATCTCTGTTCAGTATTCTTAAGATCCTAACTCATCTATGTCCAGAAAGCACGAAATATTGATGAACAACTTGGAGAATAGTTTATTTGGCGATGAACTACGTAGAGAATAAAAAGTAACTGTGCTGGGAAAAAGTGGAAATTTCAATACTTCATCGAATTTCCATCCTCCTATGAGCATAGCACATTGCTCTCAGAATCATCATTAATTGATGTTAGGTCAGTAGAAAGTAAGAAGGTAACACATGCACAGCCAAGCATTTGGCttctttaaataataaaaaaaaactataaagCTAAAGTCTCCACCCCATATCTTTCACACAAGGGTCAAGACGCTCTAACTTGTTGCATATGCATATCAAACTTCAAAGGGACAACACTGCAAAGCAGTCTGGAACTGAACATGCAGTACGCTTCATGCTGTTAaaattgataggcttacaaaatgAAGTTAATCAAAAGAGTGATATGCTACTAGAAGTTCCACGTATAAATGCAAAAGGTAAAACTAGAACTATCTACATCAATATGCCAATCGAGCACTTAAGCACACATTTGCATGTGAAGATTACAGAAAAAGGAAAACAGTGAGAGTAGGAAGATATTTATGACCTCAATTTCTCTAATGGGACACAACCCAAGTCAATATTGCATATTGGGCAGCATTCCGTTTCTTCATCAGAGAGCTTCTTATAGATGCATTTCCTGCAAACTGGGTGAAATTCAGAAAGAATATTATCACAGGAAAAAAAACTCATCTTTTCTAGAAACAACAGAAGCTAGTGTCGATATTGCTCAAATAAAACAGCAAAATTATTCTTTTTAAGGGAAATGAGAAGAATGTAAGGAAGTTTAAGTCATTTATTAACCATGATGTTTAAAAAAATATACACTGATTAGGGTCAATCAAGCATATTTTCCTCCTTATATGATTAGCCAAGAAATTAACATTCCAATAACTGCATAATTAACATAAAGATTTCATAACAATTTCCAATTGAACCCTATGAAAATTAAAGAGATATAGCATAAGAATAAGTCATGTGCCACTTCACCACATTTTGTTGAAGCTCAATTACACATAATGAAGCTAAGTGtccgtctctctctctcttttggaAAAGCATCAAGTAAATATCTTGAACAGAAAATTTCCACATAAATCAGCAACTGCCAATTTAATTCATTACCGCTGAGTAAATATGTGAGGTTTATTTAAACAAGATTATCAATCAAGTATAGCTCGTTCTATTTAGTTGATAAAGCAGatgtcttgaatagaaaatttCTATATAAGTCAGCAACTGCTAATTTAATTCATTACAACTAAGTAAATGTGCGACAATTATTTAAACAAGCTTATCAATCAAACAGGTATAGCTCGTCCAATTTAGCTGATAAGGGCAAGATACTGACTTTATGTTCGACCCACCCTATAATCGTTCAAACACTAAGCAGACAAAGAGGTATGTTCAATTCTCttaaaagaaaagactacatAAAAGCTCTGAGCACATTAAAATCACCCAAATTTTGATCCACCTAAAATGATAGTACAAATAAAGCAAACCCAGATCGAAAATTCAAATTTCCAATAGAAAGAACTTACACGTGTGAAGACATTCGGAAACAGTAGTGGCATCTCTAAAGAGCTTATGGCAAAGAGGGCATGTTATGCATGCCGCAATTCTATCTCTCTTCACTTTCACCACTTGATTCGCCATATTTCTCATACTCTTTAATTGATAATCAGCTCTTCACACTTAATTAGAATTCTTCAAATTTGAAACCCAGTCCTCGTTATATCTCCTCAGTCTCAAATCTCACGTAAAATCAAGCAGTGCATGTTACAAACACCTGGAATTTACGTCCATTTGCCCTTTCTTTATCTGCATTAAACCCAAAAATAGAAGCTAACGATCATCAAACAGAACTATTTATGCAACAAAACTGTTACCACAGTAAAGTGACATGTGAATCTGGGTATAaaaagattgaaatttgaaaaaatgagTAGATTTGATTTGGGAAAAGGAGACGTGGGTTGGTGATGGATTTCGGGtaggggtgggggggggggggtcgggTTGTAGATGATCTCCTCTCTTCTTCTCTGTTACTCTGTGCGTTTGTGTGTTCGTGCAATTtgggttttggaagttgaaatcgAGAGAGAATGGCTTGAGGCTTCGTGCTCAGAATGGCATGAAATAAAGAGAATACTTTCTGtactttgttttttttatatattacgGACACAGTATGTACTTACAGTTTTTCTGTTTTTACagatatatttttttaaagtcAAATTTTACCTTGTACTATTTGAGATTGAATAACTTTATTAAATTCTTTTGTCTAATTCTACCCTTGTCATTAGGAAATAAATCTTATTTTTGCTCTTGATTGTAAATCATTTAAATTTTGAcgaataaatatatttttttaagaatttgAACACGTAAAATTCGCCTATCGTGCTCAGGGGAGGATGTAGTCCTATAACTTTAACGTAAATTTATAACGTAGAATAGCAAGGTTTTATTGAATTCAGATAGAACATAAATTTATGTGCTAAAATTTATTGAAATCGCAATAAATTGTAAATACTAACCCATAACTTTAACGATATAATGAGTTAAATACTGAAAACCTTAAAGGTTAAACTCAAAGAGTTTAAATCCTAGTTTCGGCTATGAGAGAACCTAGCAAATAGTATGAGATAATtagaataaatttaaaaattttcgAATTGTATATGGATATATTTGaacatcttttcttttttccttaacCAGTATATTATTTTTTACTTCTATAGAATGTTATAGGAAAGTAAATTGTGGACTCAAGAcgagttttttgaaaatagagGGGTTTAGATGATAAATGTGGCGTTAGCGAATAGGAACAAAGACTGGGCATTTTGTATGCGTGACGGCATGCTACAAAAAGGAGGGTTGGCGATTAATTGTGTGTCGAGGTGCATGTTAGCTTGGGCGTGCTACTTAAGAATTCTCTTGTCTTATTCTTTTTATTATTGTGCGAGGAAAGAGCTTGTTAAAAAAAGCATTACTAGTATTTATGTAGTTGTAGTTTATCTATTTGAAGATATTTGAGTAAGTTATAAGTAGGGGTGTTCGTCAGTCGAGAACAAAATCTCATTTCTTTGTGTGCACAAGTACCAATATGGCAGGTGACAGGGAAGAAAGTACGAGAATAATAGGTGACCTCCTAACCAACCTCATGAACGTCATCAACGAAAGCTGTGAAACATCAAACGAAGACGTGACATCCAATGCATCCCCTAGGTGAGGGATCACCTC
Above is a window of Nicotiana tabacum cultivar K326 chromosome 8, ASM71507v2, whole genome shotgun sequence DNA encoding:
- the LOC107799430 gene encoding E3 ubiquitin protein ligase DRIP2: MRNMANQVVKVKRDRIAACITCPLCHKLFRDATTVSECLHTFCRKCIYKKLSDEETECCPICNIDLGCVPLEKLRPDHNLQDVRAKIFPYKRQKVQAPEVVPPIALPVRRKERSLSSLVVSTPRVSTQTGTTGRRSKSVARKALRGSTFSVEKPIKKEEKISGEDQLDSSSSPETLTKFTQNIRQNSSSAELSGQPTPDNETENGTDQWEGKVDLWKPLNCLVEVANQSKSAKFTSQGSTAKSECLHSLGNEAHVRKTKVKKRGLKIKVHDDKNNCGASHLGSDKTKKLRRNRQKKATEFGESSISPQTVLDAITTKCERRINPIWFSLVAAEDQEGGALLPQISASYLRIKDGNIPVSFIQKYLMRKLDLMSEDEVEVRCMGQLIVPTLQLNTLVDMWLETTTSERIPAIIGSSAKDFVMVLVYARKVPGHPAS